In a single window of the Deinococcus aetherius genome:
- a CDS encoding KTSC domain-containing protein — MGVTLYPVDSSMMSHVGYDEATQTLTILFQSGKRYEDSGVEKAVFDGLRGASSPGSSFNDLIADCHPYRQIRTRGRP; from the coding sequence ATGGGCGTGACCCTGTATCCCGTCGACTCCAGCATGATGAGCCACGTCGGCTATGATGAGGCCACCCAGACCCTGACGATCCTGTTCCAGAGCGGCAAGCGGTACGAGGACAGCGGGGTGGAGAAGGCCGTCTTCGACGGTCTGCGGGGCGCCTCCTCGCCAGGGTCCTCTTTCAACGACCTCATCGCCGACTGTCATCCGTACCGTCAGATCAGGACGCGCGGGCGGCCATGA
- a CDS encoding GNAT family N-acetyltransferase, with protein sequence MTELTFTSGDIRAASRVLTATAANLAALGRPLWPVPSLTPERLERHYPAESWRVAWLGDRPVGAFALIPEDPLFWPEAAPGEARYLHKLGVHPDAQGRRLASLLLEEARRETRVAGAPFLRLDTAAGRPKLRALYEAAGFRAVDEQHVRGFHVVRYELSV encoded by the coding sequence ATGACCGAACTAACCTTCACATCCGGGGATATAAGGGCCGCCTCCCGCGTGCTGACGGCAACCGCCGCCAACCTCGCCGCCCTGGGAAGGCCGCTCTGGCCGGTGCCCAGCCTGACCCCGGAGCGGCTGGAGAGGCACTACCCGGCCGAAAGCTGGCGGGTCGCGTGGCTGGGGGACAGGCCCGTGGGCGCCTTCGCCCTGATCCCCGAGGACCCGCTCTTCTGGCCGGAGGCGGCACCCGGGGAGGCCCGCTACCTGCACAAGCTCGGCGTCCACCCGGACGCGCAGGGCCGGAGGCTCGCCTCCCTTCTGCTGGAGGAAGCCCGGCGCGAGACGCGGGTCGCCGGGGCCCCCTTCCTGCGCCTCGACACCGCCGCTGGCCGCCCCAAACTTCGCGCCCTGTACGAGGCGGCGGGCTTCCGGGCAGTGGACGAGCAGCATGTCAGGGGCTTTCACGTCGTCCGGTACGAGTTGTCCGTCTGA
- a CDS encoding HpcH/HpaI aldolase/citrate lyase family protein, whose protein sequence is MTPSPTPRPRSVLFAPGNRADLIAKLPRSGPDAVVLDLEDAVPSGPEAKAAARTVTRDAARDLIAAHPHLAVFVRVNAPHSPFFEDDLGVLTPELAGVVLPKLESAADVRLVAEALAGRGLSLPVMAGLETGAGVWNAREILVPPVRWAYFGAEDYVTDLGGQRTPGNVPVPNLEVLYARSRVALAARLAGVPALDIVVTRLGDEATFREDAAQGRALGYAGKLCIHPAQVPLAHEYFGPTDAEAGRARRLLAAAHEAAQSGRGAFSFEGQMVDEPMLARARAILHARGEQT, encoded by the coding sequence ATGACCCCCTCCCCCACCCCGCGCCCCCGCAGCGTGCTCTTCGCGCCGGGCAACCGCGCCGACCTGATCGCCAAGCTGCCCCGCAGCGGCCCGGACGCCGTCGTCCTCGACCTGGAGGACGCCGTGCCCAGTGGCCCGGAGGCGAAGGCGGCGGCCCGGACGGTCACGCGGGACGCGGCGCGCGACCTGATCGCCGCTCATCCCCACCTCGCGGTGTTCGTGCGGGTGAACGCGCCGCACTCGCCCTTCTTCGAGGACGACCTCGGCGTGCTCACCCCCGAGCTGGCGGGCGTCGTCCTGCCCAAGCTGGAATCGGCGGCGGACGTGCGGCTGGTGGCGGAGGCGCTGGCCGGGCGGGGCCTGAGCCTGCCCGTCATGGCGGGGCTGGAGACGGGCGCGGGGGTGTGGAACGCGCGGGAGATTCTGGTGCCGCCCGTCCGGTGGGCGTACTTCGGGGCGGAGGACTACGTGACCGACCTGGGGGGGCAGCGGACACCGGGCAATGTGCCCGTTCCCAACCTGGAAGTGCTGTACGCCCGCTCGCGGGTGGCCCTCGCCGCCCGGCTCGCGGGAGTCCCGGCCCTCGACATCGTGGTCACGCGGCTGGGGGACGAGGCCACCTTCCGTGAGGACGCCGCACAGGGCCGGGCGCTGGGCTACGCGGGGAAGCTGTGCATCCACCCGGCGCAGGTTCCCCTGGCGCACGAGTATTTCGGCCCCACCGACGCCGAGGCCGGGCGGGCCCGCCGCCTCCTGGCCGCCGCGCACGAGGCCGCGCAGTCGGGGCGCGGCGCCTTCTCCTTCGAGGGGCAGATGGTGGACGAGCCCATGCTCGCGCGGGCGCGGGCGATCCTGCACGCGCGGGGGGAGCAGACATGA
- a CDS encoding MaoC family dehydratase → MNDDLNRPQGRYFEELLVGTVIRHRVTRTVTEADNVFFTTLTMNPQPLHLDHEYAAATEFGRPLVNSLLTLSLLVGLSVHELTLGTLVANLGLSDVVFPKPVFHGDTLRAESEVLDARESRSRPDAGIVTVEHRAINQRGEVVARCKRTALMQRRP, encoded by the coding sequence ATGAACGACGACCTGAACCGCCCCCAGGGCCGCTACTTCGAGGAGCTTCTGGTCGGCACCGTGATCAGGCACCGGGTCACGCGGACGGTGACGGAGGCCGACAACGTCTTCTTCACCACCCTCACCATGAACCCGCAGCCGCTGCACCTCGACCACGAGTACGCCGCCGCCACCGAGTTCGGGCGCCCGCTGGTGAACAGCCTGCTCACCCTGAGCCTGCTCGTCGGCCTGAGCGTCCACGAGCTGACCCTGGGAACCCTGGTCGCCAACCTGGGGCTGAGTGACGTGGTGTTCCCGAAGCCCGTCTTCCACGGCGACACCCTGCGCGCGGAGTCGGAGGTGCTGGACGCCCGGGAGAGCCGTAGCCGCCCGGACGCCGGGATCGTGACCGTCGAGCACCGGGCGATCAACCAGCGGGGCGAGGTGGTGGCGCGGTGCAAACGGACGGCTCTGATGCAGCGCAGGCCCTGA